The genome window CACTTATTTTTGCAGTTTGTATTTAAGGGAGCTTAACAAGATAGATAAGctttttaccatatttttcaGGAAGTCCTAGAGAGAGTCTTATGTTATTATCATTTGTAACTATTAAAACATTCTGCACATGTAACAAGGACATAAGAATTAgtgcaattatttctaaaatagataTTTAACTGAATTTATGGATAGGGATGTCATTTTCATGGCATGTGCACTCAATTGAACAACAAAGATTAAGCAAATCCATATCCAAGgcactataatatttttttctatgtaattttGTAACATCTGTAACTCTTTCTTaccttattttatattcattcaaaatttattattaatgtgtatatattattctCATAATTcccacatacatttaaaatttataatttaatccTTTTCAGACATCTgtataatatgattttatttatcataatCATATATTTTGAGTCATAATTTTCTATTCTGCTTGCCATTTCCCTAAATGTTGGGCACAGACACTAGATTTACAGTGTCAGATAGAGATATTATCAGGCCATAgagaataatcatttaaaatctatttatttattctcctgGGAATATAATTCTAGTTTTAGTGTCACAAAAATTTGTCATTTAAGAATCTTTTGGTGGTGGAACATATTCTTTAACAACTCGTCTACTGGAGTTCGGAAATGACCCTTGTTTTCTTATATCAGAACAATATTTTGGAAATCAAACAGTCATCTGGCACATAAATGTACGTCTGACTCCATGTATTTTGGTTGTCTTTGTTAGTTTTCTCAATCACTTTAATAGACAAgaacttattttcttttgatcctatactttttaagtttctaattattttcctgAATTTGAACCTGATGTTATTTATTACGATAGATAAACCACTGGGAACATTTGTCAGAAGAGACAGTTATAGGAAGGTTTAAAGGGGAAATAGATACATTGAGACCATGTACAGGAGCTCTTGGAACCTTCAAATACTTTTGTTGGGTAACTGAATCTGCTTCGAGATCCTGGTTTTCATCTCCACTTAGTTGAAATAAAGTGAATGTATCTCTTTGGTCTCATTTACTACACCTGCTTATATCCTGAGATATTTAGGTTCCTCAGTCAGGCCCTAGTGGTTACATAAGCTTATCCACAAAAGCAAGGGCATATACTTTGGGAACCTGAGTATCTGTCTTCTCGGTTTATGTCCCACATGAGTGAAAGCAATAGTCCCCTGACCAGTGCTAGTGGTCAGTCttcaattatcaaaataaatcaaatgttaGTTATACCACACAAACCTTAGATTCTTTCAATATCAAGACAATAAGAAGTTTGAGCCAAGGcatttttgagtttgttttagCCAAAACCCCGTATCTCTGATTCTATCGATATCTGAAGTGATTGATATTCAAAATTCTCCTGCGGAGGCTGTTGATTCAGGGAAGTATGACTACAGAATACATAATATTGCTTTACCACAATTTCCCAAGTATTTTTGTTCATAACAGGCTATCAAATCTGGAATTCTCCCTTGGCTGCCCACACCAGAATCCTGGGAATCATTCTAGATTTCTCCTTTCCTCAGTATGACAAAGTATGGTGTTTGTActggttgatttttatttttagagtgtGGACGTGGAAGTGGGATTGAGAGTTATTtgactgtttttaattttcttctgtcttgAAGGATCCTAAATTTCCCCCTTGCTcgtccctcttttctccttcattgTGTGACTTCCGAAAAacacctctccttttctttctttcttgtttttaaatagctttattgagatataatccacaTGTCCtataattcacccacttaaagggTACAATGAAATGGTCTTTATTATCGTCACAGAGTTGCGTGACCTTCACTACAATCTAATCTGAGAACATTCTGTCCTTCAAAAAGAAATCTGGTTCCCGTAGCAGTGAGTCCCATTCCCTCCTACCTCTCCCTTAGTCCTAGACAATCattaatttactttctatctcCATAGTTCtgtctgttctggacatttcatgtaaatggaatcatatgagaGATGTGATCTTTTGGTACTAGAttctttaccctcttcttcctcaGGGAGGGATTGCTTCTAAGACTGCCTCCTCATTGTTTCCCATATGTACTTGAAAGTGCCTTTCCTATAGTAAGTGTGCTCAGGAACCAGACtaccttttcattattttcagtttttccagaaTTGCCTTCCCTCTCCATGAAAGCTTGTGGTAGAAGCCTGGGAGAAAATGTATTGGTATCTGTATCTGTGTttaatctgttcattttttagGTAACTTGAAATTGCATGTTCTTTGTCTTCTAATTATGTTGAAGGCAAGGatttttgtatagttttatttgtgaattttgttgttctctattcttttttGGAGGAAATGTCAGGAAATTCTGATTTACATTGCTGCCAATGCCTTGGCAATCCTGAATTCCTGTAACTTCTCTTTTAGGTTCCAAATATTTGAGGCACTGATAGTTAGAAATTAATCTGGAATTTTACTGTATTACTAAAAAGGCTAATTTCATGTTTTGACTTTATTTGCTTTTGCCAGATAGAGCCTAACTCAATGAAATCCTTATCTCAAGAGATTGAATGTTATGGACATgactcaatattatttttgtgaGACACATTTTGTAAGAACAATACTGGGTCTAACAAATTTTTCCTAAATCATCTTGTAATTCAGCAGTCATCTTCCTATTATGAAAATGTACTGTTTAGATTTGATATAAAAAATTGTCTTAGAAGACTTTGATATAAACATTTGTAGAGATAACTGTGAAAGCAAAACCCAAAAATATAGTCTTTCAATAGgagataaatgtgaaaataaaaggtggaaatatactaaatatatgcTAAAATTAAGAAGTAATAATTATTCTTAGGTACCTATTaacattggctttttttttttttctggattatagATTTTCTATATATTGTCATAGATTACAacaataaactggaaaaaaaaaaacaccatggcAATCATAAAATAACTccgtttaaaataataaaaatcaatgagtCTAAACAAATTACCTAAAAATCACACAACATGTTAGAGATAGAGATGAGTTGGGAATCCTGAATCAATTAGCTCTTGTTGTGTAATAATTCATCTCAAAACACAGTGActtaaaatgatcatttattttagttCACAATTCTGTGGGTTGGCAGTTTGGGCCAGGATCAGCTTAATGggttttctgttgatttttgcTCATGTGTCACACTCAGTTTTGGTGTTGAGTAGCATCTGAATTATCTAGGTGATCCCTTTCATGTTTGAAAATTACCAGGCTCTTGGACGGGGCAATAGGGTTAACTGAGCCATATATCTCTCACCAACCAACAGGCCTGCTTAGATTTGTACATATGCTAACAATTGCAGGATTCCCAAGAGTAGAGTGGTGGGAGCTGAAAGGCCTCTGGAGGCTCAGACTTGCACAGAATCATTTCCATAACATTCCATTGGTGAAAGCAAGTCATGAAGCCAGCCCAGATTCACAGGGTAGGGAAACAGATTCTACCTCTTCATGGGAGGAACTTCAAAGCATTTTCAGCCcctccttgttttgtttgtttattaccCCGTCTCAACACTCCAATTAGCTAATTTCTAGTCATGACTCTCTCAATACAGAATCCTTAGATAATCAGATAAGATAGCTTACCCCTCTATTTAACAGTAACCAATTTTTGTTAATGAAATTTAGGAGTCTCTATCCAAAAGGCAATACTCAAAATGGATCTTGAGTCTCTATCCAAATACTCAAAATGGATCTCTATCCAAGTACTCAAAATAGATCTCCCTCACCAGAACAGGAAATCTGAACAAATACAAGTTCAGTGAATTGAAGGATACTAATGTAGAGCAGAGATTCTGTGGAAATTCAGAGGACAGGAATTTTATTATCAAAACAAGGGCATGACAGCAGCATGAACTAGAACTTGGGGACCAAGAAAGAGGCCAGTAGTCTGCATAGGTCATGCCATCAATGAGTCAGAAATATGTGACAGTCGAGAATTTCAGGAAATCTAACATAAATCAGTCAGCCCACCAGGTGGTTCTGCCCCAGCACTTCCTGTCTCAGAATGAGCACAGGAAGTGAGACATCATGAAGCCCGCAGGTGGGAGACATCAGTTAGTTTGATGAgcagagacaaaggaaaatacaCAGTCAATATGATTACGaaattctttatcatttttgGCACATTAGTTACTACAGTAACTcatatcaaaataatttctgGACTACATTTGCAaccttataaaaattttataagcCAAATAgtggcctttttaaaaaactgagactatttttattactgatttcttaaaattaataaaataatgtaagcaACATGGAGTGCTACAgctgaaaatactattttatgtctttttgtttaaataaatggaaacaaacactTTCTATTTATTCACATCCACCTAGTACCATCTTCTATTTCCCTaacttaaaaactatttaaatgaaTCATGTGTTTCATGTCATAGTTACTTTTTGTACTCTGCCCTGTGTTTTCAGTTGAGTCCCTATTTACAAATCAAATtacctattttttgtttgtttgtttttgtttgtttgtttcagatgaGCTTATAATATCCTTCACAGTGTCCATGGCAATTGGGCTTGTCATTGGAGGATTTATCTGGGCTCTGCTTGTATGTCTGTCTCGAAGAAGAGCCAGTGCCCGCATCTCACAGTGGAGTTCAAGTCGGCGGTCTAGGTCTTCTTACACTCACGGCCTAAACAGGACTGGCTTTTACCGCCACAGTGGCTGTGAACGTCGAAGCAACCTCAGCCTGGCCAGTCTCACTTTCCAGCGACAAGCTTCCCTGGAACAAGGAAATTCTTTTCCAAGAAAATCAAGCTTCAGAGCTTCAACTTTCCACCCATTTCTGCAAAGTCCACCACTTCCTGTGGAAACTGACAGTCAGCTGATGACGCTTCCTTCTTCCAGTACCTCTTCCACCATCGACACTACTCGTAGCCTGAGCCGTCCTGATTTCCACTGGTCCAGTAACAGTCTTCGAGCTGGCTTTTCACCACCGCCCCCACCTCCCTATGAGTTGATCATGAAGGCATTCCCAGATTCCTGAGTAGggtgctttcatttttaatttgtttcttttttattttgtctgttcttGAAGGGATAGTCTAAATAGACTAAACAGAATTTTGAGGACACATGACTGATGAGTTCCCAAGGTGAAATATGCTCATGCAAGTTGGACATTACGatgtaaaacatattttctttgatCACATTTTTCCTTGTCTcacaaaaaaagtaatattttctcaaatagttgtatatttatatattttgtattcaaTGTAAGGATTATTAAAGGTAGTGATTCTAATCTAAGAATCAGCAGTgatatagcatatatattttagattaaaataaagacaaggtATTTGCAGTTTCTAATCTTCATTATCCAATGTGattataaagggggaaaaaaatcagtgtaacttaaatttttttttctgtccaaaGGAATTTTGATTTCACCTTCTTTAGAATGAAAAGTGAACCATTTTACAATTTGGATTTTTAATGGATTATGTGGGcacaaaatgacagaaaatagaaGATTCTGAAGTTTCTTGATTCCACTCATTTTTGAGACGTAtgggaataaagaaaaggaagctACATTACAAGATGCTTCAAATTTAACACAGAGTTTTGTGCTTTGCCTAAGAACAGTTATCCACATCACTGAGGCAGAATCCTTGGATTTACTAAcatgataattttacttttcttcactGTCGTTATGTTGTTAGAAAAGCAACAACTGTAAATCCAACACATTTGACCTAAAAACAAACTTTAACACTGAGCTTACATTTTTCTTAAGGGGTAAATTCTACTTTTTAGATTTAAATCTAGCAACTGGGAAAGCACTTTACCTAGGGACCTTACTCTTTAAATTCATAGACAAATAAGTAAGGGTCAGTGGGGACTAAGTTTGTCATAGAAATAGATGTTACCGCCATGAAGAACATTCTTTCCTGGATTGACTCATTAGGCATCATCCCTCATTTGTATCTCTATGATTTTCCCCCTCAGATTCTGTGACGTGTCTTTGTACAATGATTAAACCATGCTACATGGTCCTTGGTGCAGTTGTATAAGGAGTCCACTTCCACAAATGGCCATCCTTTTAATGAAAGGTACATTCCCCAAATGTGGGTACCAAAGAGCTTCAGTGACCCAAATGCCTAACGATCCTTTTTTCATTTAAGGACACAAGTTCACTGGATAATGACGCAAAAGTCCTGTGGTTTATTTCTGACATGGTAAATATTTAGCTTATGttgctctttgtttttctgaagattaggattttcagtgaaaaaaaaaaaagtattcttattttactttctgcAATGCAGTGGTCCCAGCTAATACTGTCTGAATATGGCTCaagaatgtaataatttttatataacagaGATTTTGTagagcattttctttccttatttctatttacttatattttttattatcccTCAAGGataattattgtaattattcTTAATGATGTCTATAGATAGATGCTCTCTAATACAATAtaccaggaagaaagaaaaaaagaatgaatgaaagaaagaaggaaaggaagcaaagaaggaaggaaggaaggaaggaaggaggaaggaaaaagaaaagagaaaaacaaaaaggctcACAGGATAACCAAtttgttttaagttgtttttaagatttcagGAGATCATTAACTTAGTAACAAGACTATCTTTTGCTTGTATGAAATCCTTAATGTTTAACATGGGAAGTAAGCAAAGTTTATGGGTTTTATCTAGATTTTATATTGGGAATAAAAACTGATTTCTGTCtcacaaattagaaaataaaagcagaaatcttCTGGTGAATTTAGTCATCTTTTAGAATTATTGTCTCCTCCCTCTTGTAAATATTGTGCaacatataaaatgtgaaattaaagcAAAAACTGGAGActtttttagttatattttttatttgaaatgtttccttGATTATGAAATAAAGTTAAACTGATGTCACTTTTGAGACATAGGTTATTTGTTGAGTAATCTGTGAATATCTTCCATttactttggcattttaataaagtctattccattctctgtttctgagacacaaacactattttatataaaaatgtatgaaagaaaAAGGGTGACGtcacaaataaatggaacagaatttgTCATTGCATTAATAGAGAtgtaaaataacttatttattaaaaagcttTAATATAGGTTCTTACTTCACTAtatgaacaaataattctaaGATTATTTAATTAACTGTTTGGagaataaacttttttattgagatatatttgatatataccattgtattagtttcaggtgtacaacataataatttgatgtatgtatatatttcaaaatgatcaccataagtctagtttGTATTCATCACCTTACAtagctacaatttttttttatgatgagaacttttaagttctattctcttagcaactttctaaTATACAATATAGAatttttaactatagtcaccatgttgtaatTACATCTCcagggcttatttattttataactggatatttgtattttttgaccacctttacccattttgctcCTTCTGATCTATgtgttaaaataaacattttaagtcaaagaaatattaaaactagagacattttaaatgttaggAAACCTATAAATTATAAAAGGAACTCTATTTAAGAgccaaaaggatggaaaaattacaaagacaaatattaatagttttgattatttgaaaaattctgaaattatgtTCATCAAAAGATAAACTAATCCATAGTtttaaaatgagaggaaaaaaacaggaaggagaaaatagagggcgaggaagggggcaggagaaggaaaataagacgagggagagagagaggaggagataaGAAAAGATGCACCATAGTAACAAATGGCCACTATCTTTAAATTATGATTAGCGCACAGAAATAGACATGAAGACACTCAGTTCTGAGTTGACAAAGGagtaaaggaacaaaacaaataattcacaAGTAGAAAATTTAACTGATGAAAGAGTATATGATGCGATAACTAGTATTACTATTAAGAAATCACACAATACATTTAAACAATACCCTAGCATTTCTGTCTACCACCTTAGCTGACCATTTATAAAAGAATGAGTCTCTTCGTCATTGACAAATATACTAAGAAAGGAGTGCTCTCACACGTTTCTGGTGGCAAGGTAAATTGGGGCTGCCCTTTTGGAAGACAGTCTGATAAAACATATCAAGAACTTTGCACTGGACAGATCCTGAAGCCTCCTAATACTTGATTGATGCACAGTTTCTATTGAGGAAAACGGCGATGGCCTTTTTGGGAGACCAATACTGTTCTACTAGCCAGGCGTAACGGGACCAGAACATTCCATATCAGATGGTGAGCAACTGACCAAATTAGATTTCCTGGTTTGGGCTGACGTAGGTTGGGATGAGGAAAGAGTATAGGAGAATTGCCAGCAGCCACAAGGGGGAAAGTGACACTAAAACAGCAGAGATCTGGGGCAGAAATGCTGCAGCAtgcttttgaaaactaaaaaaataataatttttcaattatagttgacattcaatattatattagtttcaggtataaagcatagtggttagacatttatataacttatgaagttgCAGCAGCCTTTTAATAAACTCCCATTACTTACGGTGACTTGTATATTTTTATGACTCTACAACTTGAAAGAAATTAACCTGCAAACCAGTTCAAGGAGCAGGTGATGAGAAATAGACCCTTAGCATGTATATACTGGGATAGTTCTGCCCTGACCCAAGCAAGTGGATCCCTGCTCCAGGTTGCCAGAGGCCCCAGACTTTGGAATACCTTCCTTGAAATTTTCTAAATCACAACTTAGTGTGTAGGACTAGCCGTCTGGCTAGGGTGCCCTGAGCCTGGACCAGAACCCAGTAGGACCTGGTCCATGTTTCTTCCCTCTAGGGTGCTCTTTGATCCTCTATCCCTTGTGTGGGGTTCACCAGATGTCCAAGGAGCTCCACAGCTCTTATTTATGGGGCTTCTTGGGTTTTCATGGTGGGGTGGCATTACAGGAGGATAGCCTGGCAATCAGACACCTTCTGTTGATTCGGGCATATTTCTTTCGTGGGATCACATTTTGGACAACGAGAGTGATGCTAATGTGCTGATTTGGGGTCACTGAGAATGAAGAATCTTCATGTGCATTAATTGGATGATAAACAACCACTCAAGTACTTCTTttcaacttatttaaaatatttgtggaaaaatCACTGTCCCTCACATGTGCCCAAGAACTTCGTACAACATTTTTAAGCAATGTGTTAAAACAAGATAGGGCCCTGCAAAAAAGTATTTACCCAGAGCCTCACACACTGTAGGTGTGTCCCTATGCAGGTAAAATACAGGAAGGCAAAAGACATTTGCCTAATCTGATTTGGAAAGTAAGCAGTCTCAGCTTTGTGGTAGTAAAATGCTTGCTATTTCTGACTCTGTGGTTCAGACTCTACAGTTAATGAAGAGCTCTGAGAATTGTAGCCATAGCTTTAGAGTGATTCCAAGAGGTAAAGCCATGAATAAAGAACAGATTTCTGCCCTCTCTGATCATCTAAGTCAAATAGAGAGCAGTCATGTAAGCCCACTTGCATCCATGGTGGCTCTTGTAAGGTATGTTGTGGAAAGGATAGACCTTAGTTCCACAGTGCCTGACCAACAGGAGCTAGCACTTCAGGGCTAGTGTGTGTCACTGCAGCCAGGAGTCCTTGCAAGTTGTAGCCTTCACTTTGAGACTCCTGAAAACCAAATGCAGAAATAGAGACTTTTATGAATTGTGGGATTTCCAGAGTACGGGAGCTCCATGAATAAATAAGGtccatagaaaaaaaatcaagctttcTAGGTAAGCCCCAGCTTAGCTAAAAGCCGACCGTGGGATGACTGCAAGTTAAATTGTATTAATGGCCACAATAAGATAGGCGGAACTCGGGCTGGCAGCTAGTAAGTAACAGAAACCAAATAGCCAGGTGGTCATGGGAGTCCCAGAGTAAAGGTATTCAGGGTATTGTGGAGCAGCCTAAGATGTTTGTTCAAAGACAGAGAATACTGACAAAATGCATGACAAACAGTTAACGATCTTTACATACAGAACTCGTACGGGAAAATCATTACGAGAGAGACATTATGAAATTCACTAGtgaaaatggacataaaaatctgaaatagaaAGGCAAATGCTATGTGCATTGAAAGTAAGGGAAACTGAAAGCTCCTATTAAGAATCCTCAGACTGCCATGGGCATCCTCGTTGCCTAACtttcaataaaccttttcttgctttcttaaaaaaaaaaaaaaaaaatccacaaagaaTAGGAACAAGATATAGTAGATATCTGTTAAGATTCACAAGG of Rhinolophus sinicus isolate RSC01 linkage group LG05, ASM3656204v1, whole genome shotgun sequence contains these proteins:
- the MYCT1 gene encoding LOW QUALITY PROTEIN: myc target protein 1 (The sequence of the model RefSeq protein was modified relative to this genomic sequence to represent the inferred CDS: deleted 1 base in 1 codon), whose protein sequence is MRGCVKISILLLNHKDIETKCFFWIYWLSFFLSFFLLSLLFLVDIMANNTASSGSSLPENFWDELIISFTVSMAIGLVIGGFIWALLVCLSRRRASARISQWSSSRRSRSSYTHGLNRTGFYRHSGCERRSNLSLASLTFQRQASLEQGNSFPRKSSFRASTFHPFLQSPPLPVETDSQLMTLPSSSTSSTIDTTRSLSRPDFHWSSNSLRAGFSPPPPPPYELIMKAFPDS